The proteins below come from a single Nostoc sp. KVJ3 genomic window:
- a CDS encoding NDP-sugar synthase, whose amino-acid sequence MKAMILAAGKGTRVRPITYTMPKPMMPILQKPVMEFLLELLRQHGFDQILVNVSHLAEEIENYFRDGQRFGVQIAYSFEGKIDDDGKLVGEAIGSAGGMRRIQDFSPFFDDTFVVLCGDALIDLDLTAAVKWHKSKGAIATIITKSVPKEEVSSYGVVVTDEEGRVKAFQEKPATEEALSTNINTGIYIFEPEVFNYIPSGVEYDIGSQLFPKLVEIKAPFYAIPMDFEWVDIGKVPDYWRAIRGVLLGEIKNVQIPGHEVAPGIYTGLNVSVNWDKVDITGPVYIGGMTRIEDGAKIVGPAMIGPNCWICSGATVENSVIFEWSRLGPGVRLVDKLVFGRYCVDKTGAAIDVQAAALDWLITDARQTPPSHTPVERQAIEELLGTNVN is encoded by the coding sequence ATGAAGGCGATGATTCTCGCGGCTGGTAAGGGGACTCGCGTGCGTCCAATTACGTACACTATGCCTAAACCAATGATGCCCATTCTGCAAAAGCCAGTGATGGAGTTTTTGCTGGAACTATTACGCCAACACGGATTTGACCAGATTCTGGTCAACGTTAGTCATTTGGCTGAGGAAATAGAAAACTATTTTCGTGATGGTCAACGGTTTGGGGTGCAGATTGCCTATTCCTTTGAAGGCAAAATTGATGACGACGGGAAACTAGTGGGCGAAGCAATCGGTTCAGCTGGAGGGATGCGACGCATTCAAGATTTCTCACCCTTTTTTGATGATACCTTTGTGGTGTTGTGCGGTGATGCTTTGATTGACCTGGATTTAACTGCCGCAGTGAAGTGGCATAAATCCAAAGGAGCGATCGCTACTATTATTACAAAATCTGTCCCCAAGGAAGAAGTTTCTAGCTACGGTGTGGTAGTTACTGATGAAGAGGGGCGTGTTAAAGCTTTCCAAGAAAAACCTGCAACTGAAGAAGCTCTCAGCACCAACATCAATACAGGTATTTACATTTTTGAGCCAGAAGTTTTTAACTATATCCCCTCTGGTGTAGAATATGACATTGGTAGCCAATTGTTTCCCAAATTGGTAGAAATAAAAGCTCCCTTCTACGCCATCCCTATGGACTTTGAATGGGTAGATATTGGGAAAGTACCAGACTATTGGCGAGCGATTCGTGGTGTATTGCTGGGTGAAATTAAGAATGTCCAAATCCCTGGTCATGAAGTCGCCCCTGGTATCTATACTGGCTTAAATGTTTCTGTCAATTGGGACAAAGTAGATATCACAGGCCCAGTTTACATTGGCGGGATGACGAGAATTGAAGATGGAGCGAAAATTGTCGGCCCAGCGATGATTGGCCCCAATTGTTGGATATGTAGTGGTGCAACAGTCGAAAACAGCGTGATTTTTGAATGGTCGCGCCTGGGGCCAGGAGTCCGGTTAGTCGATAAGCTAGTGTTTGGACGTTATTGTGTAGATAAAACTGGCGCTGCGATCGATGTTCAAGCTGCTGCTTTAGATTGGTTGATTACCGATGCCCGTCAGACACCACCATCACATACCCCTGTTGAACGACAAGCCATAGAGGAATTGCTGGGGACAAATGTGAATTAG